Genomic segment of Leuconostoc mesenteroides subsp. mesenteroides:
ACTGTTTGGCAAACGGAAACATACCATCGTTAGCCATTGCAAATAACACCCGTGGGAATGAAACAATTTTTCCATTTAGTGTACCAAGTAAAGAGATTAATACAGCAATACTCAATAACCTACCACCGATAACACCAAATGCATTTGTAGCCATGTATAACGTTGTGTTTTGTCCTAAATTAACAATGGTATTAGCGGGTAAACTCTGATAAACGCCAAAGCTCACACCGACATAAGCAACTAGAACGATCAAAATACCAAAAATAATAGCCTTGGGTAAGACCTTTTGTGGATTTTTAATTTCACCACTTATATTAGCTAGCGTAACCCAACCATCGTAAGCAAATAAGGTCGCTAATACAGCCACTCCAAAGCTACCTTGTCCACTCTGCGAAGCTTGAGCAACAGTTTGTCCAATAGCATCGTGCTGTCCAAAAAATAAACCAAAAACGATTAATGCAATAATCGGTAACATTTTCACTGTAGTTGTTATTATTTGAAATCCAGCACTGAATCGGTTTGGAATTGAATTAATAAGACCTACAAAAGATAATGCAATAATTGCAGATGGTATAGCTAGAGACTTAGATAATCCAAATAAATCAACAAACAAAATACCGAAATAGGCTGCAATGGACCCCATCATTGCTGGGCCGTAAAATACCACTTGCATCCACCCAGCCAAAAAGCCCCAAACTTTACCATAAATTTTCTCGATATAAATATAAA
This window contains:
- a CDS encoding amino acid permease, which produces MGNNEQKLNRGFGLTASLALVVGTIIGSGIFFKQGSVLESAGSTNAAMLAWITGGLLTLASGISVAEIGSQMGKTGGIYIYIEKIYGKVWGFLAGWMQVVFYGPAMMGSIAAYFGILFVDLFGLSKSLAIPSAIIALSFVGLINSIPNRFSAGFQIITTTVKMLPIIALIVFGLFFGQHDAIGQTVAQASQSGQGSFGVAVLATLFAYDGWVTLANISGEIKNPQKVLPKAIIFGILIVLVAYVGVSFGVYQSLPANTIVNLGQNTTLYMATNAFGVIGGRLLSIAVLISLLGTLNGKIVSFPRVLFAMANDGMFPFAKQFAKINMRSRTPNKSIWFMIFLGILMIIFTNPDRLSDIAIFTTFLFYILVFVGVFKLRKKDSLGEKRSFSMPLYPWIPIIAICGSLYVEISEIMHDLSGVIISIGIVAVGYPVYIILSRRLNKM